Genomic DNA from Carnobacterium divergens DSM 20623:
GCTGAAAGAATAGTGATGACAATTGAAAATAGACTAGCTAAGGCACGAGAATTTCCCTTTGTAATCCCATCAAACAATAAACCAAGTGAGACTGCAGCAATCATTTCCAGCAAGAAAAGACCATAGACAGCCAACCAATAAGAACCCCAATTCATATCAAAAACAAAGCGACTGTAAAGCATTGTAATTGCTAGAAAGAGGGCTTGAAGTGAAATGCAGCCAATTAATTTTCCAGCAAATAATTGAGCTTTAGTAATAGGGGTCATCAAAATCCGACTTAACGTATGCGAACGTTTTTCAGAACTTAAAATCGACGAGCCATAAAGCAATCCATAAAGCATCATCATTGCAATAACCGCAATGGAATAATATTGAATAGAAGTTTCCGCTTTTTTTCCAGCAATCCCTTTTGTAGCAATCGTAACAGTGGAGGCTTGTGGAATAGTAGGGGAGGATGCAGCCTTTTCTGGCGTTAGCTGATTCAGTGTAGTCATTAATTGAAATTCACCACTAAATCCATTTAAATAGCCTTCAATGACAGATTTAGAAAAATCACTTAATGTATCCGCATAATAAAGAATTAATCCTTGTTTCCCAACTTCAACAACAGCAGTTAACTCAGTTTCTTGAACTTTCTTTTTTCCATCAGCTAAAGACGAAACCTTTTGAAAAGCAAAATGAGCTGTTTCAACTTCCTTTCTAAACGTAGTAAAAGGTTCTTGAAGCTGAGCATCTGTAATCGTGTACCCAATTTTAATGTCTTCTACTTGAACTTTCTGATTAAAACTACCACCTAAGGCAAGTCCTAAAACGGTTATTAAAAAAATAGGCAAAGCGAGCATATAGACAATCGCACTTTTCTCACGTAGCGTTAAGTTGATTTCAGCTAACGCAATAGTAAAAATAGACATTTTCGATTCCTCCTTTCAATAAAGTGTTTAGTCTCGTAACGTTCGACCCGTTAATGTTAAAAAGACAGTTTCTAAATTAATTTTTTGAGCATCAACGCTTTTAATTTCAATAGTTTGCTCCATTAAGTAGATTAAAATAAAGTTCAAATTAGTAACTTCAATTGCAGAGGTTATCTCAATAAAGTCACCGGTTCTTTCAACATGCTTAACGCCACGAATTAAAGCCAAGTCACTTAGTTCGATTTCTTGTTCTTGTCCAACTTCAATCCTAATTTTATGAACATCCGTTACCATACTTTTAAGTGCTTCTTTACTCCCTTCAGCAATGACCTTGCCGTGGTCAATAATGGCAATCGTTGTACAAATTTCTTCTATTTCTTCCATATAATGACTTGTATAAATCACCGTAGTTCCTTGTTGATTTAATTTTTTGATAGATTCCAGAATGTAGTTTCTTGATTGAGGATCAATTCCGACAGTCGGTTCATCCATAATAACAAGTTGTGGCTCATGGGCAATCGCACAGGCAATATTTAAACGACGTTTCATGCCACCAGAAAAAGAGGCAGGTTTATCATTCATATGTTCAGTTAACCCTACAAAAGCCAGCGCCTTTAGAACTTTATCTTTTAAATCAGCGCCACGAAAACCATACAGACCAGCAAAGAAATGAACATTTTCATAAGCAGTCAATTCATCATAAACCGCAATATCTTGCGGAACCAAGCCAATATTTTTTCTAATGTCATCCTTTTTTTGTCCCGTTTGTTCATGACCTAAAATCGTCATACTGCCTTTTGATTTCTGTAATAATCCACAGATCATATGAATCGTCGTACTTTTTCCTGCGCCATTTGGTCCCAATAGACCAAAAATTTCCCCTGTTTCAATCGTTAATGAGAGATTATCCACAGCCAGATGTTGCCCAAATTGTTTTGATAAATCTTTGATAACGATACAATTCATTTCAATCCGCTCCCTTACCGTTGTGATAGCTCTATCATAGCAAAAAAAAAGACTGTTGCTTAGTGCAATCAGTCATCTTTTAGATATGAGAATTCTCATGTGTTGACAATGGAATCAGTGTAGTGACCATAAAATGAGGGTATCCCACGACTAAAAGCGTTCCGCCAAGTTGGGCAGTTCTTTCTTCCATACCAGTCAAACCCAAACTTGCTTGGAAATCTTTCGTTCCAATCCCATTGTCCTTAATCTCTAAACGGACAAATTTATGGTAAACAGCCAATTCCACTTCAATACGGGAAGCTTCCGCATATTTTAAACAGTTTGTTAAAGCTTCTTTTAAATTTTGAGAAAAAACGTGCCACATGACAGGCGAAATAGACGTCAAATCACCAGAAAATTGAAGAGACGTTTGAATCGCATAATCTGTTGAAAAAGCAATTAAATCTCCTTTTAAACGCTGAATACCTAAACTTTCTTGTGGCGGTTTCAATTGTTTCAAAACCAACCGAATTTGCTCAACGCCGTCCTTTGTAATGGCAATAGCATTATTCAATAAATGTTCAGATTGATTGGGGTTACCCCGCATTGTTTTTTTCGCAGCCTCCATTTGAATCAAAGCTCCCGTCAG
This window encodes:
- a CDS encoding ABC transporter permease; amino-acid sequence: MSIFTIALAEINLTLREKSAIVYMLALPIFLITVLGLALGGSFNQKVQVEDIKIGYTITDAQLQEPFTTFRKEVETAHFAFQKVSSLADGKKKVQETELTAVVEVGKQGLILYYADTLSDFSKSVIEGYLNGFSGEFQLMTTLNQLTPEKAASSPTIPQASTVTIATKGIAGKKAETSIQYYSIAVIAMMMLYGLLYGSSILSSEKRSHTLSRILMTPITKAQLFAGKLIGCISLQALFLAITMLYSRFVFDMNWGSYWLAVYGLFLLEMIAAVSLGLLFDGITKGNSRALASLFSIVITILSAIGGAYFPISDTHTWKNISPVGYISTVIKQAVYQDNVSALLLPASVLLLISFGCIFGYGLLTRKREVL
- a CDS encoding ABC transporter ATP-binding protein, whose product is MNCIVIKDLSKQFGQHLAVDNLSLTIETGEIFGLLGPNGAGKSTTIHMICGLLQKSKGSMTILGHEQTGQKKDDIRKNIGLVPQDIAVYDELTAYENVHFFAGLYGFRGADLKDKVLKALAFVGLTEHMNDKPASFSGGMKRRLNIACAIAHEPQLVIMDEPTVGIDPQSRNYILESIKKLNQQGTTVIYTSHYMEEIEEICTTIAIIDHGKVIAEGSKEALKSMVTDVHKIRIEVGQEQEIELSDLALIRGVKHVERTGDFIEITSAIEVTNLNFILIYLMEQTIEIKSVDAQKINLETVFLTLTGRTLRD